A genomic window from Methylorubrum extorquens includes:
- the odhB gene encoding 2-oxoglutarate dehydrogenase complex dihydrolipoyllysine-residue succinyltransferase encodes MATDILVPTLGESVSEATIGRWFKKPGDTVAADEPLVELETDKVTLEVNAPAAGELGEILVKDGETVEPGAVLGSIVEGGKGSGKSDSKSDAKPAPKSAEPAETKAQSREEKGESKPAKDDAPAQESSASYGSHGDAPPTDGRPADDSGPAVAKLARESGIDPASLNGSGKDGRVTKGDMLAAIDKNGQKAPAQDAKSETKAPAPPRAPSAPDDAAREERVRMTKLRQTIAKRLKSAQETAAMLTTFNDVDMGAVMAMRSQYKDIFEKKHGTKLGFMGFFTKAVIGALKDVPAVNAEIDGQDLVYKNYYHIGIAVGTDKGLVVPVVRDADDLSIAGIEKKISGFGKKAREGKLSIDEMQGGTFTITNGGIYGSLMSTPILNAPQSGILGMHRIEERPVVRNGKIEARPMMYLALSYDHRIVDGKEAVTFLVRVKEALEDPARLVLDL; translated from the coding sequence ATGGCGACCGACATCCTCGTCCCCACGCTCGGCGAATCCGTCAGTGAGGCCACGATCGGCCGCTGGTTCAAGAAGCCCGGCGACACGGTGGCCGCCGACGAGCCCCTCGTCGAACTCGAGACCGACAAGGTCACCCTCGAAGTGAACGCCCCCGCAGCGGGCGAACTCGGCGAGATCCTCGTCAAGGACGGCGAGACGGTGGAGCCCGGCGCGGTGCTCGGCTCGATCGTCGAGGGCGGCAAGGGTTCGGGCAAATCGGACTCCAAGTCGGATGCGAAGCCCGCTCCGAAGAGCGCCGAGCCGGCCGAGACCAAGGCACAGTCCCGCGAGGAGAAGGGCGAGAGCAAGCCCGCCAAGGACGACGCCCCGGCCCAGGAATCCTCCGCCTCCTACGGCAGCCACGGCGACGCTCCGCCCACCGACGGGCGCCCGGCCGACGACAGCGGCCCGGCGGTGGCCAAGCTCGCCCGCGAATCCGGCATCGACCCGGCGAGCCTCAACGGCAGCGGCAAGGACGGCCGCGTGACCAAGGGCGACATGCTCGCCGCGATCGACAAGAACGGCCAGAAGGCCCCGGCCCAGGACGCCAAGAGCGAGACCAAGGCCCCCGCCCCGCCGCGCGCCCCCTCCGCGCCGGACGATGCCGCGCGCGAGGAGCGCGTGCGGATGACCAAGCTGCGCCAGACCATCGCCAAGCGCCTCAAGAGCGCCCAGGAAACGGCGGCGATGCTGACCACGTTCAACGACGTGGACATGGGCGCGGTGATGGCGATGCGCTCGCAGTACAAGGACATCTTCGAGAAGAAGCACGGGACGAAGCTCGGCTTCATGGGCTTCTTCACCAAGGCGGTGATCGGCGCCCTCAAGGACGTGCCGGCGGTCAATGCCGAGATCGACGGACAGGATCTCGTCTACAAGAACTACTACCACATCGGCATCGCGGTCGGCACCGATAAGGGCCTCGTCGTGCCGGTGGTGCGCGACGCCGACGACCTCTCGATCGCCGGCATCGAGAAGAAGATCTCGGGCTTCGGCAAGAAGGCGCGCGAGGGCAAGCTCTCCATCGACGAGATGCAGGGCGGCACCTTCACCATTACCAACGGCGGCATCTACGGCTCGCTGATGTCGACGCCGATCCTCAACGCCCCGCAATCGGGCATCCTCGGCATGCACCGTATCGAGGAGCGGCCGGTGGTGCGCAACGGCAAGATCGAGGCGCGGCCGATGATGTATCTGGCGCTGTCCTACGATCACCGCATCGTCGACGGGAAGGAGGCCGTGACCTTCCTCGTTCGCGTCAAGGAGGCGCTGGAGGATCCGGCCCGCCTCGTGCTCGACCTGTAA